Proteins co-encoded in one Saprospira grandis genomic window:
- a CDS encoding TIGR01777 family oxidoreductase, whose protein sequence is MSRILITGGSGLIGQELCKLLHQQGFEPILLSRNPTKITQWTAFEWDLDRGWVDPQLFDQPIDYLIHLAGAGIADARWSDQRKQLIIDSRSQSLKILAQAFREARQELKAFISASAVGIYGDRGNEVLSEESAIHKERKDDFLVRSCIAWEDAAKAFEGLTARISHLRIGIVLSTRGGALAKMLPSYQFHLGAYFGDGEQYYPWVHISDLCRMFLFLIQQGKAGVYNGVGPDPVQNKTMAHILAKATGKKSLILPAPRFALRLAMGEMANVVLYSARVLPKRLEEEGFKHRYRDLQAALVELIENKR, encoded by the coding sequence ATGAGTAGAATTTTAATAACGGGAGGCAGCGGTCTCATTGGTCAAGAACTTTGTAAGCTCCTACATCAGCAGGGCTTTGAGCCAATTTTGCTCAGTCGGAATCCGACTAAAATCACGCAATGGACGGCCTTTGAGTGGGATTTGGATCGGGGCTGGGTAGATCCTCAGCTTTTTGATCAGCCGATTGACTACCTCATTCATTTGGCGGGGGCGGGCATTGCTGATGCGAGATGGAGTGATCAGCGAAAGCAATTGATCATTGACAGTCGGAGCCAAAGCCTAAAGATATTGGCCCAAGCCTTTAGGGAGGCTAGGCAAGAGCTCAAAGCCTTTATTTCGGCTTCGGCGGTAGGGATTTATGGAGATCGGGGGAATGAGGTCTTATCGGAAGAGTCGGCCATTCATAAAGAGCGAAAAGACGACTTTTTGGTGCGGAGTTGTATTGCTTGGGAAGATGCCGCCAAGGCATTTGAGGGATTAACAGCTCGGATCAGTCATCTTCGGATAGGCATTGTGCTTTCGACTCGGGGGGGCGCATTGGCCAAAATGCTCCCTTCTTATCAGTTTCATTTGGGCGCTTATTTTGGCGATGGCGAGCAATACTACCCTTGGGTACATATCAGCGATCTTTGTCGGATGTTCTTGTTCCTCATTCAGCAGGGAAAGGCTGGCGTTTATAATGGGGTGGGGCCAGATCCCGTACAAAATAAGACAATGGCGCATATTTTAGCTAAGGCAACTGGAAAAAAATCCTTGATTCTGCCTGCTCCTCGCTTTGCGCTGCGTTTGGCCATGGGGGAAATGGCCAATGTGGTCCTTTATTCGGCCAGGGTGCTTCCTAAGCGGCTAGAAGAAGAAGGCTTTAAGCATCGGTACCGAGATTTGCAAGCGGCCTTAGTAGAGCTGATAGAAAACAAGCGTTAA
- a CDS encoding ABC transporter substrate-binding protein — MNIRKKTILGLLGLSLCFGSCQPSSPETNGEADQEVKESQSSNKMKDPSVTVWELDDPDGLNPVTSQGAAATYIQNNIFSRLLEFHPEDLKLVPQLALKMPDVRELEEGPYAGGMSLHFEIRPDAKWDNGQAVTAYDYLFTIKAIKNPLVESGSRRPYYEFIDSIYISPNNEREFTIFSKQRYFIAEESAGDMHIMPEYVYDPEGLMKKVSLAELNQMDYEAANKNANLERFAQNFNSPKFSKETVVGSGPYRFVEWSNGQHIILERKENWWGNEAKNPMLVAYPTKIIHKVVNDPSTAITVARNEEIDVLHNIKPVKFKALKEDQEFQNLFELSSPPVFGYYYIGINLRNPKLKDKKLRQALSHIINRQEIIDVLFEGLATETVGPINPQKEHYNDQIKPFSYDPERAKELLTEAGWTDSDNDGILDKRINGKLEKLSLEFKYNQGNDIRKNIGLLLQGEARALGIEIKIKSADFPVFVKDIQNREFELICSAWAQGPNLDELKQAWHSSSDRNGGSNRIGFRNEECDRIIDSIRITLDPQKRKELYFRAQAIIHEEQPYLFLCVPSSCFAIHKRFADIETSPLRPGYRVTDFQLK, encoded by the coding sequence ATGAATATCAGAAAAAAAACAATCTTAGGCCTGCTCGGGCTAAGTTTATGTTTTGGCAGTTGCCAGCCTTCCTCTCCCGAAACAAACGGAGAAGCCGATCAGGAAGTAAAGGAAAGCCAAAGTAGCAATAAAATGAAGGATCCTTCCGTAACGGTCTGGGAACTAGATGACCCCGATGGCTTAAATCCTGTAACCTCTCAAGGGGCCGCAGCTACTTATATTCAGAACAACATATTCTCTCGCTTGTTGGAGTTTCACCCCGAAGATCTCAAATTAGTGCCCCAACTCGCCCTCAAAATGCCCGATGTCAGAGAACTAGAAGAAGGCCCCTATGCCGGCGGTATGTCGCTACACTTCGAGATTAGACCCGACGCCAAATGGGATAACGGCCAAGCCGTTACGGCCTATGATTATCTCTTTACCATCAAAGCAATCAAAAACCCCCTAGTAGAATCGGGTAGCCGACGCCCCTATTATGAGTTTATCGACTCGATCTATATTTCCCCCAATAACGAAAGAGAATTTACTATCTTCTCTAAACAACGCTACTTTATCGCCGAAGAATCTGCCGGCGATATGCACATTATGCCCGAGTATGTCTATGACCCCGAAGGCCTAATGAAAAAGGTAAGCCTGGCCGAACTCAACCAGATGGATTATGAAGCCGCCAACAAAAATGCAAACCTCGAACGATTTGCCCAAAATTTTAATAGCCCCAAGTTTAGTAAGGAAACAGTGGTCGGATCTGGCCCTTACCGCTTTGTAGAATGGAGCAACGGCCAACATATTATCCTCGAACGCAAAGAAAATTGGTGGGGTAATGAGGCCAAAAACCCCATGCTAGTCGCTTATCCCACAAAAATTATTCACAAAGTGGTCAATGACCCCAGTACCGCTATTACCGTGGCCCGAAATGAGGAAATTGATGTCCTACACAATATCAAACCCGTCAAGTTTAAGGCCCTAAAAGAAGATCAAGAGTTCCAAAATCTTTTTGAGCTCTCTTCGCCCCCCGTTTTTGGCTACTATTATATCGGAATCAATCTGCGCAACCCTAAGCTAAAAGATAAAAAACTCCGCCAAGCGCTCTCCCATATCATTAACCGCCAAGAAATTATTGATGTCCTCTTTGAAGGCCTAGCCACCGAAACCGTCGGCCCGATCAACCCCCAAAAGGAGCACTATAATGACCAGATTAAACCCTTTAGCTATGACCCAGAAAGAGCTAAAGAACTCTTGACAGAAGCCGGCTGGACCGATTCCGATAATGACGGAATTCTAGATAAACGCATCAACGGAAAACTAGAAAAGCTAAGCCTTGAGTTTAAGTATAATCAAGGCAACGATATCCGCAAAAATATTGGACTGCTCCTCCAAGGAGAAGCCCGAGCCCTAGGTATCGAAATCAAAATCAAAAGTGCCGATTTTCCCGTCTTTGTCAAGGATATCCAAAACCGAGAGTTCGAACTCATCTGCTCGGCCTGGGCCCAAGGCCCCAATCTCGACGAGCTTAAGCAGGCTTGGCACTCTTCCTCAGACCGAAATGGCGGCAGCAACCGCATCGGCTTCCGAAATGAAGAATGTGACCGCATTATCGATAGTATCCGCATTACGCTCGATCCCCAAAAACGTAAGGAGCTCTATTTCCGCGCCCAAGCCATTATCCATGAAGAACAACCCTATCTCTTCCTCTGTGTGCCCAGTAGCTGCTTCGCTATCCACAAACGTTTCGCCGATATCGAAACTTCCCCCCTCCGCCCAGGCTATCGGGTGACCGATTTCCAACTGAAGTAA
- a CDS encoding McrB family protein: MAIFSPYAELLRNLIPQLQSSLASYAEAERPILAALLAQWASFKALPLLEEEEMQLLRAQWKKGAQWGEEFEQLSSSLQAVHLQLGLLLAELQPSFAQKLELQSKGPGLNLWPMQLSFWAEQLLIYKRDGNAKGLSASGQLLLAYLEQPLKRLPIFRQKALSYILDSFLGPAAKQSLLLDLFSELGLKAKLAENYPLLLGQLLFLPLLRELWDKQYDSLGKEQIDDWEESQLIYHREKERPLNQLYYGPSACGKTRAARLEALSICEGLPLVQIEQLSTEEIEQRLEEQRQAGHLAMIAFHPAMSYEDFMEGLKPQMQGKQLHYVLEEGLFKRFAKAALAQPLKRFVLIIDELNRAEVGAVFGELLSLLSAENRLGGKAPMRLVLPYSKATFALPDNLYILASMNEGDRSLQSLDWALRRRFHAIAVRPEPQLLGDCQGVDLARLLQALNQRIRLYFSAAQEIGHGYLLGIRQLEELNLCFAHRIIPLLESYAYGDLRLLGPILGQAFIERRRLGHSLAFYGAEQQEEQFSYHLRSFPLAASAYKQLYE; encoded by the coding sequence ATGGCCATATTTAGTCCTTATGCGGAGCTCCTCCGCAACTTGATTCCCCAACTACAGAGCAGCCTAGCGAGCTATGCCGAGGCCGAGCGGCCTATTTTGGCAGCTCTCCTTGCGCAATGGGCCAGTTTTAAGGCCCTGCCCTTATTAGAAGAAGAGGAGATGCAGCTTTTGCGGGCGCAGTGGAAAAAGGGCGCGCAGTGGGGAGAAGAATTTGAGCAACTCTCTAGTTCTCTACAGGCTGTACATCTGCAACTGGGTTTATTATTGGCCGAGCTACAGCCCTCTTTTGCCCAAAAGCTAGAACTACAAAGCAAGGGGCCGGGGCTCAACCTTTGGCCCATGCAGCTCTCTTTTTGGGCCGAGCAGCTCCTGATTTACAAAAGAGACGGCAATGCCAAAGGCTTATCGGCCTCGGGGCAACTTTTGCTGGCCTATTTGGAGCAGCCCTTAAAGCGGCTACCTATTTTTAGGCAAAAAGCCCTCTCCTATATCCTCGATAGTTTTTTGGGGCCAGCGGCTAAGCAAAGCCTACTCTTAGATTTATTTAGTGAATTGGGGCTAAAGGCCAAGCTGGCCGAAAACTACCCCTTACTATTGGGCCAACTGCTCTTCTTGCCCCTGCTTCGGGAATTATGGGACAAACAATACGACAGCCTAGGCAAAGAGCAGATAGATGATTGGGAAGAAAGCCAATTGATTTATCATCGGGAGAAAGAGCGGCCCCTCAACCAGCTCTACTATGGGCCTTCTGCTTGTGGAAAAACCCGGGCCGCTCGTTTGGAAGCCTTGAGCATTTGCGAGGGGCTGCCTTTGGTCCAAATAGAGCAGTTATCGACGGAAGAGATAGAGCAGCGTTTGGAAGAACAGCGGCAGGCGGGGCATTTGGCCATGATTGCCTTTCATCCCGCCATGAGCTATGAAGACTTTATGGAAGGGCTAAAGCCTCAGATGCAAGGCAAGCAACTTCATTATGTATTAGAGGAAGGCTTATTTAAGCGCTTTGCCAAAGCCGCCTTGGCCCAGCCGCTCAAGCGTTTTGTGCTTATAATTGACGAATTGAACAGGGCCGAAGTGGGGGCGGTATTTGGGGAGCTCCTTTCTTTATTGAGTGCAGAAAACCGTTTGGGAGGAAAAGCCCCCATGCGGCTAGTTCTCCCCTACTCCAAAGCGACTTTTGCCCTGCCCGACAACCTCTATATTCTGGCCAGCATGAATGAGGGCGACCGCAGTCTACAATCCTTAGATTGGGCCTTGCGGAGGCGTTTTCATGCCATAGCGGTACGGCCAGAGCCGCAACTATTGGGTGATTGCCAAGGTGTTGATTTGGCTCGGCTACTACAGGCCCTCAACCAGCGGATTCGTTTGTATTTTTCGGCAGCGCAAGAGATTGGGCATGGCTACCTCTTAGGGATTCGGCAATTGGAGGAATTGAACCTTTGTTTTGCGCATCGGATTATTCCCTTATTGGAGAGCTACGCCTATGGCGACCTTCGTCTGTTGGGGCCTATTTTGGGACAAGCCTTTATAGAAAGGCGGCGCTTGGGGCATTCCTTGGCCTTTTATGGAGCCGAGCAGCAGGAAGAGCAATTTAGTTATCATCTTCGGTCTTTTCCGCTTGCAGCAAGCGCCTACAAACAACTATATGAGTAG
- a CDS encoding 7-carboxy-7-deazaguanine synthase QueE yields MSTTPNLLAVSEYFYSLQGEGQTMGVPAIFLRLSGCNLICGGKGAEKDGQLHDGASWICDTMEVWMKGESLPFAQLLQRLDDELQFSQRLAQGVHLVITGGEPLLQDKRIAAFLAFVEAERQGLRPIIEVETNGCFLPSAPLLERVSYWNCSPKLQNSGMPAKKRIVPKALKGLAQESGTIFKFVIAQASDFEEIQSDFLDKGLLKKEQLVLMPAADSLAALLERNKMVAEICIREQIRMCSRLHVEIWDQLTGV; encoded by the coding sequence ATGTCTACTACGCCCAATTTACTTGCCGTTAGCGAATACTTTTACAGCCTTCAGGGAGAGGGCCAAACGATGGGAGTGCCAGCCATTTTTCTCCGCCTCTCGGGCTGCAACCTCATTTGTGGGGGCAAAGGGGCCGAAAAAGACGGCCAACTGCATGATGGCGCTAGCTGGATTTGCGACACGATGGAGGTCTGGATGAAGGGCGAAAGCCTTCCCTTTGCCCAATTGCTGCAGCGCCTAGACGATGAGTTGCAATTTAGCCAGCGCCTAGCCCAGGGGGTGCATTTGGTCATTACGGGAGGAGAACCGCTCTTGCAAGATAAGCGCATTGCGGCCTTTTTGGCCTTTGTAGAAGCAGAGCGGCAAGGACTTCGTCCTATTATTGAGGTAGAAACCAATGGTTGTTTTCTGCCCTCTGCTCCCCTATTAGAAAGGGTCAGTTACTGGAATTGTTCCCCAAAACTCCAAAACTCGGGCATGCCAGCCAAAAAACGCATTGTTCCTAAGGCCCTAAAGGGCTTGGCCCAAGAATCTGGAACCATCTTTAAGTTTGTGATCGCTCAAGCTAGTGACTTTGAAGAAATACAAAGCGATTTCTTAGACAAAGGCCTCCTCAAAAAGGAGCAATTGGTCCTTATGCCCGCTGCCGATAGCCTAGCCGCCTTGCTCGAACGCAATAAAATGGTGGCCGAAATTTGTATTCGGGAGCAAATTAGAATGTGTAGCCGCCTACATGTAGAAATTTGGGACCAACTAACAGGCGTTTAA